The proteins below come from a single Acidobacteriota bacterium genomic window:
- a CDS encoding DUF115 domain-containing protein: MPATPASSAHRENVERLGRWLDIELAGRGLPPLLVLVGLGDGAVLDAIGQRAPDTRVLALEPDPRRARAFLDDTEWQDWRTSGRLVYLADPDYAGADQAWRIFPPGMTVPVVLLHPDATPTEGLARAAQRLKQIVFGVTANADARRRFAPRYLVNAIRNLPAIVAGSDVRHLTDAYRGMPAIVAGAGPSLDAAIRTLRTMPNRGVLIASDTALRPLLAAGIAPTLAVALDPSTENARHLLTLPECRDTWLVSEAALDRDATSVFDGRTFWFRASNHHPGPWLRELGVDMEQLEVWGSVLTGAFQVACLAGCDPIVFVGADLSFTDDRPYARGTTHELAWAEATAAGIPLRNAWRTIVEAGQLTPDLRGDMTRATPALLSFRDWMVAHAARSGRRIVNASGAGIFFGDGIEQAPLGDVLSDVVSVPPGSAVARRWSGVRPTAIAAQVRKVRATLTAGTPAPLLAAWREFSGDGFDATTVGVALDDAAQGLERRRHAPVRSVLDPWARQDMAATLLALVQRLPEAIGSKPAGLLGPLAVAQPGEVTTRLTDEERADVLLRAWDLLARICDVTLHEADDLALRDVNAIGLVGVGASYDWPSDVRWNVAVFEGLLGDVWSSVSRQATPAPSIRLLPGLDAADRSPRPNAACACALLTLEWLRCSGVAPETCAMIAESLRADAASIASDGPASVRHGAALAVETIRHHVTGAPDLRLSFGGPVASLLHAGTLSADVPTDMPARFTCDASGALRLAGPDLSAMARTARPGGAGPHLECGDGRVVRPRLVTRDGRTDAWFVGYGVADGVVCVSQHQRESVLVDADGHVRPHRAWPRPINQECRFGEDGVLAWGSGFALPTALTPPYVMYRRHAADQVTIEELPFRPAFGTWWRGRMYWSVFSRRDPWRGLVSWAPDEGMRVEQPDLVAWAILPRDEVLEIQPCDFSPRLGWRRRLQTTGWRLRQDRTLEPLALGPYGSAASIATAGLWTAIAHPDIDTIRLESTDGRSRALTCPSPLGIAWADSSLLVSTLSCDLLLFDGLLDSLV; this comes from the coding sequence ATGCCGGCCACGCCCGCCTCGTCCGCCCACCGCGAAAATGTCGAGCGACTCGGCAGGTGGCTCGATATCGAGCTCGCGGGGCGAGGCCTCCCGCCGCTCCTCGTCTTGGTCGGGCTCGGCGATGGTGCGGTCCTCGACGCGATCGGCCAGCGCGCGCCAGACACGCGCGTGCTCGCGCTCGAGCCCGACCCGCGCCGCGCGCGTGCGTTCCTGGACGACACCGAATGGCAGGACTGGCGAACGAGCGGACGTCTTGTCTACCTTGCCGACCCCGACTACGCCGGCGCCGACCAGGCGTGGCGGATCTTCCCGCCGGGCATGACGGTTCCTGTGGTGCTGCTGCACCCGGACGCGACGCCCACCGAGGGTCTGGCTCGCGCAGCGCAGCGCCTCAAGCAGATCGTCTTCGGTGTCACGGCCAACGCCGACGCCCGCCGTCGTTTCGCGCCCCGATATCTCGTCAACGCGATTCGCAACCTGCCGGCCATCGTCGCCGGCAGTGACGTCAGGCACCTGACCGACGCCTATCGCGGCATGCCGGCGATCGTCGCGGGCGCAGGCCCATCCCTCGACGCGGCGATTCGCACGCTGCGCACCATGCCGAACCGTGGTGTGCTCATCGCGTCCGACACGGCGCTGCGGCCGTTGCTCGCGGCCGGCATCGCGCCGACGCTCGCCGTCGCGCTCGACCCGAGTACGGAGAACGCGCGTCATCTGCTGACGCTGCCCGAGTGCCGGGACACCTGGCTCGTGAGCGAAGCAGCGCTCGACAGGGACGCCACATCCGTGTTCGACGGTCGGACGTTCTGGTTTCGCGCATCGAACCACCATCCCGGTCCGTGGTTGCGCGAGCTCGGCGTCGACATGGAACAGCTCGAAGTCTGGGGTTCCGTGCTCACGGGTGCTTTTCAGGTCGCCTGCCTCGCCGGGTGCGACCCCATCGTCTTCGTCGGCGCCGATCTGTCGTTCACCGACGATCGCCCGTACGCGCGTGGCACGACGCACGAACTCGCGTGGGCCGAGGCGACCGCGGCGGGTATCCCGCTGCGGAATGCATGGCGGACGATCGTCGAGGCAGGCCAACTCACGCCCGACCTGCGCGGCGACATGACGCGCGCGACGCCCGCGTTACTGTCGTTTCGCGATTGGATGGTGGCGCACGCGGCTCGGAGTGGCAGACGTATCGTCAATGCCTCCGGTGCCGGCATTTTCTTCGGAGACGGCATCGAACAGGCACCTCTCGGGGATGTGCTGTCGGACGTCGTATCGGTGCCGCCCGGGTCGGCGGTCGCGCGTCGATGGTCCGGCGTCAGGCCCACCGCGATCGCCGCGCAGGTGCGCAAGGTTCGCGCGACGCTGACCGCGGGCACTCCAGCGCCACTCCTGGCGGCGTGGCGCGAATTCAGCGGGGATGGCTTCGACGCCACGACCGTCGGCGTGGCGCTGGACGATGCGGCACAAGGACTCGAGAGACGTCGCCACGCACCTGTCAGATCGGTCCTCGACCCGTGGGCGCGACAGGACATGGCTGCGACACTGCTCGCGCTGGTGCAGAGACTGCCAGAGGCGATCGGCAGCAAACCGGCCGGCCTGCTGGGCCCGCTGGCCGTGGCACAGCCTGGCGAAGTGACGACGCGACTCACCGACGAGGAGCGCGCCGACGTCCTTCTGCGCGCGTGGGACCTGCTGGCGCGGATCTGTGACGTTACGCTTCACGAAGCCGACGATCTGGCGCTGCGCGACGTGAACGCCATCGGACTCGTGGGAGTCGGCGCGTCCTACGATTGGCCGTCCGACGTACGCTGGAACGTGGCCGTGTTCGAGGGACTGCTCGGCGACGTGTGGTCATCGGTGTCACGGCAGGCGACCCCGGCGCCCTCGATCCGCCTGTTGCCGGGCCTCGACGCCGCGGATCGCTCGCCGCGCCCGAACGCTGCGTGTGCGTGCGCGTTGCTGACGCTGGAGTGGCTGCGTTGTTCGGGGGTTGCGCCCGAGACGTGCGCGATGATCGCGGAATCGCTGCGTGCTGATGCCGCGTCGATCGCCTCTGACGGTCCGGCGTCCGTGAGACATGGTGCGGCCCTCGCGGTCGAGACGATCCGGCATCACGTCACTGGCGCACCGGATCTCCGCCTGTCGTTCGGCGGGCCAGTCGCATCGTTGTTGCACGCAGGCACGCTATCGGCCGACGTGCCGACGGACATGCCCGCGCGATTCACGTGTGACGCGTCTGGCGCGTTGCGATTGGCGGGACCTGACCTGTCCGCCATGGCCCGAACGGCGAGGCCGGGAGGTGCTGGCCCGCATCTCGAGTGTGGCGACGGACGCGTCGTGCGTCCGCGCCTCGTCACGCGCGACGGACGGACAGACGCCTGGTTCGTCGGGTATGGCGTTGCGGACGGCGTGGTCTGTGTCTCCCAGCACCAGCGCGAGAGCGTCCTGGTCGATGCCGACGGTCATGTGCGGCCGCACCGTGCATGGCCGCGGCCGATCAATCAGGAGTGCCGCTTCGGCGAGGATGGCGTGCTCGCGTGGGGCAGCGGATTCGCGTTGCCGACGGCATTGACGCCGCCCTACGTCATGTACCGCCGGCATGCTGCTGACCAGGTGACGATCGAGGAGTTGCCGTTCAGGCCCGCGTTCGGCACGTGGTGGCGAGGACGGATGTACTGGAGTGTCTTCTCGCGGCGCGATCCGTGGCGCGGTCTCGTGTCGTGGGCGCCGGACGAGGGCATGCGTGTGGAGCAGCCCGATCTGGTGGCGTGGGCCATCCTTCCGCGCGATGAGGTGCTCGAGATCCAGCCGTGCGACTTCTCGCCTCGCCTGGGATGGCGGCGCCGGCTTCAGACAACGGGCTGGAGACTTCGCCAGGACCGCACGCTCGAACCCCTCGCGCTCGGCCCTTACGGTTCAGCCGCATCGATCGCGACGGCAGGTCTGTGGACGGCGATCGCCCATCCCGACATCGACACCATCAGGCTCGAGTCGACGGACGGCCGTTCGCGCGCGCTCACCTGTCCCAGCCCGCTCGGCATCGCGTGGGCGGATTCGTCGTTGCTGGTCAGCACACTGTCATGTGATCTGCTGCTGTTCGACGGTCTGCTCGACTCGCTGGTGTGA